In a genomic window of Sulfurisphaera tokodaii str. 7:
- a CDS encoding dihydropteroate synthase-like protein, translating to MKVLLVTGKLAYESVKEIASQLKDVKADVIALNYPIASLMTVDYIAENLKNISLKDYDYIIIPGLASGDAQKIQEVTKVKTYKGSEDYRDIPRVIEALSKGEALSTIYPADTILKKKKEEDIEKILRELEEKGDFAFEVNGLKIPRYPPPFRIFIEFDASKDIEFLLEEAKRVSNYVNVFVLGFPNGHEDLDEVRKKVTKFRDEGYIVGIDSASTKELIEGAKAGADFIFNLNEDNINELAVIKDKAFVIAPLSIENRADVTFNLYRKAKEMKFEKLILDPILSPPMVGLVNSIFEYKKLRDLTDAPMLMGILNVTELIDVDSIGVNALLTAIAGELKIGNLLIMEHGKTRWSSYEVNIATKMISVSLYKKSLPKDLGLDLLILKEKKRIKEKIVNPEDYLYISEHIEPKIMDKGFVIIKVADKIYLEWKGKENIKISGRDGLSIGRKLIDLKKDINNEHSLYIGYELAKAELALKLDKNYIQDEPLFVRGYNIIDSNNSTTKKK from the coding sequence GTGAAAGTGTTACTAGTAACCGGAAAATTAGCATACGAGAGCGTAAAAGAAATTGCAAGTCAATTAAAAGATGTAAAGGCTGATGTTATTGCACTTAATTACCCTATTGCTTCGTTAATGACAGTAGATTATATAGCAGAAAACTTAAAGAATATATCACTTAAGGATTATGATTACATCATCATTCCAGGTTTAGCTAGTGGTGATGCTCAAAAAATACAAGAAGTAACAAAGGTTAAAACGTATAAAGGTAGCGAAGATTATAGAGATATTCCTAGAGTAATAGAAGCTCTTTCAAAAGGTGAAGCATTATCTACGATTTATCCAGCTGATACTATACTAAAGAAAAAGAAAGAGGAGGACATAGAAAAGATCTTAAGGGAATTAGAGGAAAAAGGCGATTTTGCATTTGAGGTAAATGGATTAAAAATACCACGATATCCTCCTCCCTTTAGAATATTCATAGAGTTTGATGCAAGTAAAGATATAGAGTTTCTGCTAGAAGAAGCTAAAAGGGTATCTAATTACGTTAATGTATTCGTACTAGGATTTCCTAATGGCCATGAGGATTTAGATGAGGTAAGAAAGAAAGTTACTAAATTCAGAGATGAAGGATATATTGTTGGTATAGATTCAGCCTCAACTAAAGAGCTTATTGAGGGGGCAAAAGCTGGTGCAGATTTTATATTTAATCTTAATGAGGATAATATAAATGAACTCGCCGTAATAAAAGATAAGGCATTCGTAATTGCACCCCTTTCTATTGAAAATAGAGCTGATGTTACTTTTAATCTATATAGGAAAGCAAAAGAAATGAAGTTCGAGAAACTAATATTAGATCCTATCCTCTCACCACCAATGGTTGGTCTGGTTAATAGTATTTTTGAATACAAAAAATTAAGAGACCTTACAGATGCTCCTATGCTAATGGGAATACTTAATGTTACTGAGCTAATAGATGTAGATAGTATAGGTGTTAATGCATTATTAACAGCAATAGCTGGCGAGCTCAAAATTGGGAACTTACTGATAATGGAACACGGTAAGACTCGTTGGAGTTCTTATGAAGTAAATATAGCTACTAAAATGATTAGTGTATCCCTATATAAGAAAAGTTTACCAAAAGATTTAGGTTTAGATCTTTTAATACTAAAAGAGAAAAAGAGGATAAAAGAGAAAATTGTAAACCCAGAAGATTATCTATATATTAGTGAACATATAGAACCTAAAATCATGGATAAAGGATTTGTTATCATAAAAGTGGCAGATAAGATCTATCTCGAATGGAAGGGAAAAGAGAATATTAAGATATCTGGAAGAGATGGGCTTAGTATAGGTAGAAAATTAATAGATTTGAAGAAGGATATTAATAATGAGCATAGTTTGTATATAGGATATGAGTTAGCTAAGGCTGAATTAGCATTAAAGTTAGATAAAAATTATATACAAGACGAACCTTTATTTGTGCGTGGATATAATATCATCGACTCCAACAATAGTACGACTAAGAAAAAATAA
- the trxB gene encoding thioredoxin-disulfide reductase — MSLLPRAFDVRPGEKFDVVIIGMGPAAYSAALYSARFMLKTLMIGETPGGQLTEAGEVDDYLGLIGIQAADMIKLFNKHIEKYNVPAIMDTVEYFRKENNEFIVKTKRRGEFKADAIIVAVGVKRRKLNVPGEAEFTGKGVSYCSVCDAPLFKNRPVVVVGGGDSALEGAEILSRYATKVYLVHRRDEFKAQPIYVESVKQKPNVEFILNSVVKEIKGDKIVRKVIVQNLKTNEIRELDVNGVFVEIGFDPPTDFARQNGLEVDSHGYIKVDEWMRTNIEGVYAAGDCTGMWLGFRQIITSAAQGAVAAHSAFNYLTEKKRKK, encoded by the coding sequence ATGAGTCTTTTACCTAGAGCATTTGATGTAAGACCAGGAGAAAAGTTTGATGTGGTTATAATTGGTATGGGTCCTGCAGCGTATAGTGCAGCCCTATATAGTGCAAGGTTTATGCTAAAGACTCTAATGATAGGTGAGACACCTGGAGGACAATTAACAGAAGCTGGAGAGGTTGATGATTATTTAGGTTTAATTGGAATTCAAGCTGCTGATATGATAAAATTATTCAATAAACACATAGAAAAATATAACGTCCCTGCAATTATGGATACAGTAGAATACTTTAGAAAAGAAAATAATGAATTTATCGTTAAAACTAAAAGAAGAGGAGAGTTCAAAGCTGATGCAATAATAGTTGCGGTAGGCGTAAAGAGAAGAAAATTAAATGTGCCAGGAGAAGCTGAATTTACTGGTAAAGGTGTTTCTTATTGTTCAGTTTGTGATGCTCCGCTATTCAAGAACAGACCAGTTGTTGTTGTTGGAGGAGGAGATTCTGCATTAGAAGGAGCTGAGATTCTTTCTCGTTATGCAACTAAAGTATATCTTGTACATAGAAGAGATGAATTTAAAGCACAACCAATTTATGTAGAGAGCGTAAAGCAAAAACCAAATGTTGAGTTTATCTTAAATTCAGTAGTTAAAGAAATTAAAGGTGACAAAATAGTTAGAAAGGTTATTGTTCAAAATCTAAAGACTAATGAAATTAGAGAACTCGATGTTAATGGAGTGTTTGTTGAAATTGGTTTCGATCCGCCAACAGATTTTGCGAGGCAAAATGGCCTAGAAGTAGATTCACATGGGTATATTAAGGTAGATGAATGGATGAGAACTAATATAGAAGGTGTATATGCTGCTGGTGATTGTACTGGGATGTGGTTAGGTTTTAGGCAAATTATAACTTCAGCTGCACAAGGTGCGGTAGCCGCACATAGTGCTTTTAATTATTTAACAGAGAAAAAGAGGAAAAAGTAA
- a CDS encoding inositol monophosphatase family protein: MREVLVKITKEIISFLYEEKDKQGIDKIIGKHGNDVTRVIDKKSEELIFDRLNHSGYKFMFVSEEAGVVNKENYEYIAIIDPLDGSTNYLNGIPWSSVSIAVYRRGEKDILSSFTGVVGNIFTKKIYSYDENFSYIDEEKISTPHPPDRLLILAYFSRSRLLSVKNFLDSLNADYKIRSLGSASLDMILVCTGKASIYFDVRGKLRNVDVAASSNFCKRLGIIPRNSRLEEIRVGIEKVEQIQEIILSSDQNLLNLIALSLQKA, from the coding sequence ATGCGAGAGGTTTTAGTAAAGATTACAAAGGAAATAATTTCTTTCCTATATGAAGAAAAAGATAAACAAGGTATTGATAAAATCATAGGAAAACATGGAAATGATGTTACTAGGGTTATTGATAAGAAATCAGAAGAATTGATTTTCGATAGGCTTAATCATTCTGGATACAAATTTATGTTCGTCTCAGAGGAAGCTGGTGTGGTTAATAAAGAAAACTATGAGTATATAGCTATTATTGATCCTTTAGACGGAAGTACAAATTACCTAAATGGAATTCCTTGGTCTTCAGTATCTATAGCAGTTTATAGAAGAGGAGAAAAAGATATTTTGTCCTCTTTTACTGGTGTAGTAGGTAATATATTCACTAAAAAGATATATTCATATGATGAAAATTTTTCATATATTGATGAAGAAAAAATTAGTACTCCTCATCCACCAGACAGACTTCTGATCTTAGCATATTTTTCAAGGTCAAGGCTTTTATCCGTAAAGAACTTTCTTGATTCATTAAATGCTGATTATAAAATAAGAAGTTTAGGGAGTGCCTCATTAGATATGATTTTAGTGTGTACTGGTAAAGCATCTATTTATTTTGATGTTAGGGGAAAATTAAGAAATGTTGATGTGGCAGCTTCTTCTAACTTCTGTAAAAGGCTTGGAATAATTCCTAGGAACTCAAGATTAGAAGAAATAAGAGTAGGAATAGAAAAAGTAGAACAAATCCAGGAAATTATTCTTTCTTCAGATCAGAACTTGTTGAATTTAATTGCTCTTTCTTTACAGAAGGCTTAA
- a CDS encoding AAA family ATPase, whose translation MGVTQFIPLIEVLGAVGITIVLLVLLFRKQTQKFILSDKALQIQQKSQKKKEEVKEKITWDMIGGYDDVKKEIKEYIEIPLKYKEIAKKYGLRPPKGILLFGPPGCGKSLMMRALANEAKINFIYVNVSDIMSKWYGESEARLRELFANARKNAPCILFFDEIDTIGVKRESHTGDSVTPRLLSLMLSEIDGLQSEDGVIIVGSTNVPHLLDKALLRAGRFDKLIYIGVPDKKSRKEIFLIHCKNMPLGEDVDFDKLAEMTERFTGADIANVCQEVARMAAVEALEKGVERKITLQDFINVIKRYKPSVTLQMLDEYEKFRLDYERKFRGPELPESEDAEKITLNDIGGYEEIKKELYDLLEMQFKYYNLMEQMKIPSIRGILLYGPPGVGKTMMAKALARTLGVRLIMLSGAEILYKGYEGAVSAVKEVFNRARENKPSILLLDELDAIAPKRENQKSEASKIVNQLLTEMDGIRSLKEVVVIGTTNRLEDIDPALKRPGRFDRIIYMPLPNKDERKDIFEKYLGKDICEQVNCDKLADITEGYSGADIAAVTREAKLKVLKEIIRGNKERKLTYEDLLEAIAKVKPSVKKEQLNSTSSDLKKE comes from the coding sequence ATGGGAGTTACTCAATTTATTCCATTAATAGAGGTTCTTGGTGCTGTTGGAATTACAATAGTCCTTCTGGTTCTCCTATTCAGAAAGCAGACTCAAAAGTTCATATTATCAGACAAAGCTCTACAAATACAACAAAAGTCTCAGAAAAAGAAAGAAGAAGTTAAAGAAAAAATTACATGGGATATGATCGGTGGATATGATGATGTAAAAAAAGAAATTAAAGAATATATAGAGATTCCACTGAAGTATAAGGAAATAGCTAAAAAATATGGATTGAGACCTCCGAAAGGGATTTTACTATTTGGTCCACCTGGTTGTGGTAAGAGCTTAATGATGAGAGCACTAGCAAATGAGGCAAAAATTAACTTTATTTATGTTAATGTAAGCGATATCATGAGCAAATGGTACGGCGAAAGTGAAGCTAGACTTAGAGAATTGTTTGCAAATGCTAGGAAAAACGCACCATGCATATTATTTTTTGACGAAATAGATACTATAGGAGTTAAAAGAGAAAGTCATACTGGAGATTCTGTCACGCCTAGATTACTTTCTCTGATGCTGTCAGAGATAGATGGATTACAAAGCGAAGATGGGGTTATTATTGTTGGTTCTACTAACGTTCCACATCTTTTAGATAAAGCACTCTTAAGGGCAGGTAGATTTGATAAACTAATTTATATTGGTGTGCCTGATAAAAAATCTAGAAAAGAGATATTTCTTATTCATTGTAAGAATATGCCTTTAGGTGAAGATGTTGACTTTGATAAATTAGCCGAAATGACAGAAAGATTCACCGGAGCCGATATAGCAAATGTATGCCAAGAAGTTGCTAGAATGGCTGCTGTAGAGGCATTAGAAAAGGGAGTAGAAAGAAAAATAACACTACAAGATTTCATAAACGTAATTAAGAGATATAAACCAAGTGTAACTCTACAAATGCTTGATGAATATGAGAAGTTTAGGTTAGATTATGAGAGAAAGTTCAGAGGACCCGAGTTACCAGAATCAGAGGATGCTGAAAAAATAACTTTAAATGATATAGGAGGATATGAAGAGATAAAGAAAGAATTATATGATTTACTAGAAATGCAATTCAAGTACTATAATTTAATGGAACAAATGAAGATTCCATCAATTAGAGGAATTTTACTTTACGGACCTCCAGGTGTAGGTAAAACAATGATGGCTAAAGCACTAGCAAGAACTTTAGGTGTTAGATTAATTATGCTAAGTGGAGCAGAAATTCTTTATAAGGGATATGAGGGTGCTGTTTCAGCAGTTAAAGAAGTATTTAACAGAGCTAGAGAGAATAAGCCTTCCATCTTACTATTAGATGAGCTTGACGCTATTGCTCCTAAACGTGAAAACCAAAAGTCAGAGGCTTCAAAAATAGTTAACCAACTTCTAACTGAAATGGACGGAATTAGAAGTTTGAAGGAAGTAGTGGTTATAGGAACTACAAATAGATTAGAAGATATCGATCCAGCATTAAAAAGACCAGGCAGATTTGATAGAATAATTTATATGCCATTACCTAATAAAGATGAAAGAAAAGATATATTTGAAAAGTACTTAGGTAAAGATATATGTGAACAAGTGAATTGCGATAAATTGGCTGACATTACTGAGGGTTACAGCGGAGCTGATATAGCTGCTGTAACAAGAGAAGCAAAACTGAAAGTCTTAAAGGAAATAATAAGGGGAAACAAAGAAAGAAAATTGACTTATGAAGACTTATTAGAAGCTATTGCAAAAGTTAAGCCTTCTGTAAAGAAAGAGCAATTAAATTCAACAAGTTCTGATCTGAAGAAAGAATAA
- a CDS encoding phytoene desaturase family protein, producing the protein MYDVVIIGGGHNGLVAASYLAKEGLKVAVFERRNVIGGATVTEELWPGIKVSTASYVFSLFRKKIIDDLRLYDFGLKVYLKDPSLFVPFGQNKSITIWTSTKKTVKEIEKFSKKDAQSYEKFVKILEIFSEIADFLILNKPINLSEAEELLKLFKGLNVDENTALTIARMFFQDGKSFLDEFFESEEVKSALIEDSVVGTYASPSTPGTAYVLLHHNFGEVNGVKGAWGYVEGGMGNVSNALRRVAEYYGAEIFLNSEVDEIIVKNGEAKGIKLKNGKIIESKIVLSNADPKTTFLKLLRNAELDEEFIRKVNALKTIGVSFKINGYIEELPDFGNGKSLRPEHIASELIIPSVSYVEKAYLDAKNLGYSREPWLSINIPSTVDPTLAPQGKFVFTIFGQYVPYSKDLDKIKDKIAEISIEKVREFAPNFKPIKYEILTPLDIERRFGIWEGNIFHLDMTPDQLYFFRPLIGYSNYRTPIKNLYLCGSGTHPGGGVTGAPGYNASMEILKDIKH; encoded by the coding sequence ATTTACGATGTAGTAATTATAGGTGGAGGTCATAATGGTTTAGTTGCAGCATCCTACTTAGCGAAAGAAGGTTTGAAAGTTGCAGTATTTGAAAGAAGAAACGTTATAGGTGGTGCAACAGTAACTGAAGAATTATGGCCTGGAATTAAAGTTTCCACAGCATCATATGTCTTTAGCTTATTTAGAAAAAAGATAATCGACGATCTAAGACTATATGATTTCGGGCTGAAAGTATATTTAAAAGACCCAAGTCTGTTTGTCCCTTTTGGACAGAACAAGAGCATAACTATTTGGACTTCAACTAAGAAAACAGTAAAAGAAATTGAAAAGTTTTCAAAAAAAGATGCCCAGTCTTATGAAAAATTCGTAAAAATTCTAGAAATTTTCTCAGAGATAGCAGATTTCTTAATATTAAATAAACCAATAAACCTCTCTGAAGCAGAAGAATTACTTAAATTATTTAAAGGTTTAAACGTGGACGAAAACACAGCATTGACTATTGCGAGGATGTTTTTCCAGGACGGGAAGTCATTCCTAGATGAATTCTTCGAAAGTGAAGAAGTAAAATCAGCCTTGATAGAAGATTCTGTTGTAGGAACTTACGCTTCTCCCTCTACTCCTGGTACGGCTTATGTATTACTTCATCATAATTTCGGAGAGGTTAATGGAGTTAAAGGAGCTTGGGGTTATGTGGAAGGAGGAATGGGAAATGTATCCAATGCTCTTAGGAGGGTTGCAGAATATTATGGTGCAGAAATTTTTCTTAACTCAGAAGTTGATGAGATAATTGTTAAAAATGGTGAGGCTAAAGGAATAAAATTAAAAAACGGAAAAATAATAGAGAGTAAAATAGTTCTTTCTAATGCTGATCCCAAGACTACATTTCTTAAACTATTAAGAAATGCTGAATTAGATGAAGAATTCATTAGAAAAGTAAATGCACTTAAGACTATCGGTGTATCATTTAAGATAAACGGATACATAGAAGAACTCCCAGATTTTGGAAATGGAAAATCATTAAGACCAGAGCATATAGCTTCAGAACTAATTATACCCTCTGTAAGTTACGTAGAAAAAGCATATTTAGATGCAAAAAATTTGGGCTATTCCAGAGAACCATGGTTATCAATTAACATCCCATCAACTGTGGATCCTACGTTAGCACCTCAAGGGAAGTTTGTCTTCACAATTTTCGGCCAATATGTACCTTATAGTAAAGATCTTGATAAGATTAAAGATAAGATAGCAGAAATCAGTATTGAAAAAGTTAGAGAATTTGCACCCAATTTTAAGCCTATTAAATACGAAATATTAACGCCTCTAGATATTGAAAGAAGATTTGGAATATGGGAAGGGAATATATTTCATCTTGACATGACACCAGACCAATTATACTTCTTTAGACCTCTGATAGGATATTCTAATTATAGGACTCCAATAAAGAACCTATATCTGTGTGGATCTGGGACTCATCCAGGTGGTGGTGTTACTGGAGCACCAGGATATAATGCCTCTATGGAGATTTTGAAAGACATAAAACATTGA